A single window of Cellulomonas sp. NTE-D12 DNA harbors:
- a CDS encoding signal peptidase I yields the protein MTQLTGAEESAFVDRRVPTPVAIRRRRRSHRPRWRVAVSAVLWTVVVLGTVAYATTLAVPLSFQLQGQRLLIVTSGSMAPTFVAGDVVVLKAITDESQLKVDQVVTFRPVGSQTLVTHRIVELHKLPAMTQTAGGRAVPRLDSNGNPILQPYIITQGDANKSPDPDATPVSRVRGVVLGWHHGWGRVLLWAGSPQGRATMLVPPLVALGVLELLSILEARGHDGHRRSRARGPHDELLLD from the coding sequence ATGACGCAGCTCACCGGCGCGGAGGAGTCGGCGTTCGTCGATCGACGAGTGCCCACCCCTGTTGCGATCCGGCGGCGGCGGCGGTCCCACCGACCGCGCTGGCGGGTGGCGGTCTCGGCGGTCCTGTGGACGGTGGTGGTGCTCGGCACGGTGGCGTACGCGACCACCCTGGCGGTGCCGCTGTCGTTCCAGCTGCAGGGTCAGCGACTGCTCATCGTCACCTCGGGCTCCATGGCGCCGACGTTCGTGGCCGGTGACGTCGTGGTGCTCAAGGCGATCACCGACGAGTCGCAGCTCAAGGTCGACCAGGTGGTGACGTTCCGACCGGTGGGCAGCCAGACGCTGGTGACCCACCGGATCGTCGAGCTGCACAAGCTGCCGGCGATGACGCAGACGGCGGGTGGTCGAGCGGTCCCCCGGTTGGACTCCAACGGCAACCCGATCCTGCAGCCCTACATCATCACGCAGGGCGATGCGAACAAGAGCCCTGACCCCGACGCGACTCCCGTCAGCCGCGTACGAGGCGTGGTGCTGGGCTGGCACCACGGGTGGGGCCGGGTGCTGCTCTGGGCCGGGTCGCCGCAGGGACGTGCGACCATGCTGGTGCCGCCGCTCGTGGCGCTCGGCGTGCTCGAGCTGCTCAGCATCCTCGAGGCCAGGGGTCACGACGGGCACCGCCGTTCCCGAGCGAGAGGGCCGCACGATGAGCTCCTCCTCGACTGA
- a CDS encoding IS481 family transposase, with the protein MSHANAALTPRARLRLARLIVEEGWPIALAARRYDVSWPTAKRWAQRYAAMGEAGMGDRSSRPHRVANRTPQYLVRQVVHLRWKKRLSPIAIGARLGMPASTVHAVLTRCRLNRLSHVDVRTGEPIRRYEHDHPGAMIHVDVKKLGNIPDGGGWRFVGRAQGDRHRAATPGKTKNAHYSPKMGTAFVHTVIDDHSRVAYAEIHDDETAATAIGVLRRAVSWFAARGVIVQRVLSDNGSAYKSHAWRDACTDLGITAKKTRPYRPQTNGKIERFHRTMAADWAFARHYPSETARRAALPGWLHQYNHHRPHSAIGKVPPITRLTNLAGQYT; encoded by the coding sequence GTGTCCCACGCTAACGCTGCCTTGACGCCCCGTGCCCGGCTGCGGCTGGCGCGCCTGATCGTCGAGGAGGGTTGGCCGATCGCCCTGGCTGCGCGTCGTTACGACGTGTCGTGGCCGACTGCCAAGCGCTGGGCGCAGCGGTACGCCGCGATGGGCGAGGCCGGGATGGGCGACCGCTCGAGCCGTCCGCACCGCGTCGCCAACCGCACCCCGCAGTACCTGGTGCGTCAGGTGGTGCACCTGCGCTGGAAGAAGCGGCTATCACCGATCGCGATCGGTGCGCGGTTGGGGATGCCGGCCTCCACGGTCCACGCCGTCTTGACCCGCTGTCGCCTGAACCGGCTCTCGCACGTGGACGTGCGCACCGGTGAGCCGATCCGCCGCTACGAGCACGACCACCCCGGCGCGATGATCCACGTCGACGTCAAGAAGCTGGGCAACATCCCCGACGGCGGCGGGTGGCGGTTCGTCGGACGAGCCCAAGGCGATCGGCACCGGGCCGCGACGCCCGGCAAGACGAAGAACGCCCACTACAGCCCGAAGATGGGCACGGCGTTCGTGCATACCGTGATCGACGACCACTCCCGGGTCGCCTACGCCGAGATCCACGACGACGAGACCGCCGCCACCGCGATCGGGGTCCTGCGTCGGGCGGTGTCCTGGTTCGCCGCCCGCGGTGTCATCGTCCAACGGGTCCTGTCAGACAACGGATCGGCCTACAAGTCCCACGCCTGGCGCGACGCCTGCACCGACCTCGGCATCACCGCCAAGAAGACCCGCCCCTACCGGCCGCAGACCAACGGCAAGATCGAACGCTTCCACCGCACCATGGCCGCCGACTGGGCCTTCGCCCGGCACTACCCCTCCGAGACCGCCCGCCGGGCCGCCCTGCCAGGATGGCTCCACCAGTACAACCACCACCGGCCCCACTCAGCCATCGGCAAGGTCCCACCCATCACCCGATTGACCAACCTGGCTGGGCAGTACACCTAG
- a CDS encoding FAD-binding oxidoreductase → MSVALDTTGAFAHALGAAVSRVHLPGSAGYAELTATYNLCTRLTPLAVVEAQTAHDVAAAVRVAGEHGVPVGVQSTGHGPWATMAGAVLVATRGLDGLMVDPVSRVARIGAGVRWSAVLEAAAPHGLAPLCGSSPSVGVVGLLTGGGHGPLARTYGLSADRVLSFDVVTGDGVLRRASATENPDLYWGLRGGKGTLGIVTGLELELVQQPEVYAGAVWFDAPDIPAVVRTWAQWSQLLPDEGTTSIAVMRLPAMPGVPPELAGRTTVSVRFAWTGDPAVGEELLRAIRSVAAPLVDLVAARPYAEIGIVHSDPEDPMPAVETHLLLEAFDAAAADRLLDLVGPQAATTQLMVEVRRLGGAVTTPLRGESVFGHRDAQWTVLAIGLGIPEIADLVRADARRIVDGLAPWRRPGALPNFHAGSGPDWALRVFGEDGARRLREVSLRYDPDGVLLGSRNVRDLPVGAAAVGTVEEELVRGA, encoded by the coding sequence ATGTCCGTCGCCCTCGACACCACCGGCGCGTTCGCCCACGCGCTGGGCGCTGCCGTCTCGCGCGTCCACCTGCCCGGATCGGCCGGTTACGCCGAGCTGACCGCCACCTACAACCTGTGCACGCGGCTCACCCCGCTGGCCGTCGTCGAGGCGCAGACCGCGCACGACGTGGCCGCCGCCGTGCGCGTCGCCGGGGAGCACGGCGTGCCGGTCGGCGTGCAGAGCACCGGCCACGGTCCGTGGGCCACGATGGCCGGCGCGGTGCTCGTCGCCACCCGGGGTCTGGACGGGCTGATGGTGGACCCGGTCAGCCGCGTCGCCCGCATCGGCGCAGGCGTCCGCTGGTCCGCCGTCCTCGAGGCCGCCGCGCCGCACGGCCTCGCGCCGCTGTGCGGGTCGTCACCGTCCGTGGGCGTGGTCGGTCTGCTCACCGGCGGCGGTCACGGTCCGCTCGCCCGCACGTACGGCCTGTCGGCCGACCGCGTGCTCTCGTTCGACGTGGTCACCGGCGACGGCGTGCTGCGCCGGGCGTCGGCCACGGAGAACCCCGACCTGTACTGGGGGCTGCGTGGCGGCAAGGGCACGCTCGGCATCGTCACGGGCCTCGAGCTCGAGCTGGTGCAGCAGCCGGAGGTCTACGCAGGCGCCGTGTGGTTCGACGCCCCGGACATCCCGGCGGTGGTGCGCACGTGGGCGCAGTGGTCGCAGCTGCTTCCCGACGAGGGCACCACGTCGATCGCCGTCATGCGGCTGCCCGCGATGCCGGGCGTCCCCCCGGAGCTCGCCGGCCGCACCACCGTGTCCGTCCGCTTCGCGTGGACCGGCGACCCGGCGGTCGGCGAGGAGCTGCTGCGCGCGATCCGCTCGGTGGCCGCACCGCTGGTCGACCTGGTCGCCGCGCGGCCCTACGCCGAGATCGGCATCGTGCACAGCGACCCCGAGGACCCGATGCCGGCCGTCGAGACGCACCTGCTGCTGGAGGCGTTCGACGCCGCCGCCGCCGACCGGCTGCTGGACCTGGTCGGACCGCAGGCGGCCACCACGCAGCTGATGGTCGAGGTGCGCCGCCTCGGCGGTGCCGTCACCACCCCGCTGCGCGGGGAGTCGGTGTTCGGCCACCGCGACGCGCAGTGGACGGTGCTGGCCATCGGCCTCGGCATCCCCGAGATCGCCGACCTGGTCCGCGCCGACGCCCGGCGCATCGTCGACGGCCTCGCGCCGTGGCGTCGCCCCGGCGCGCTGCCGAACTTCCACGCCGGCAGCGGTCCGGACTGGGCCCTGCGGGTGTTCGGGGAGGACGGCGCCCGGCGGCTGCGCGAGGTGTCGCTGCGCTACGACCCGGACGGTGTGCTGCTCGGCAGCCGCAACGTGCGGGACCTGCCGGTGGGCGCCGCGGCCGTCGGCACGGTCGAGGAGGAGCTGGTGCGGGGGGCCTGA
- a CDS encoding LLM class flavin-dependent oxidoreductase, which yields MQFGIFSVGDVTTDPLTRHTPDDTERVRNMLTIAKHADEAGLDVFATGEHHNPPFVPSSPTTMLGYLAGVTQHITLSTATTLITTNDPVRLAEEYAMLQVISDGRMDLMLGRGNTGPVYPWFGKDIRQGINLAVENYALLRRLWTEDVVDWSGKFRTPLQGFTSTPRPLDGVPPFVWHASIRSPEIAEQAAYYGDGFLHNAIFWPMEHTAAMVNYYRQRFEHYGHGRADQAIVGLGGQVFVRHDSQKAWDEFLPYFNEAPVYGHGPSMEDFTRDTPLTVGSPQQVIDRYGAFWEQVGHYQRQLFLVDHAGLPLKTVLEQIDLLAGEIVPALRHEAELRRPADVPSDPPSHAAMVAAARAAGQVHEQQVAAADHWTGKTAEDDIDAADEVTA from the coding sequence ATGCAGTTCGGCATCTTCTCCGTCGGCGACGTCACCACCGACCCGCTCACGCGGCACACCCCCGACGACACCGAGCGCGTGCGGAACATGCTCACGATCGCGAAGCACGCCGACGAGGCCGGCCTCGACGTCTTCGCCACCGGCGAGCACCACAACCCACCGTTCGTCCCGTCGTCCCCCACGACGATGCTCGGCTACCTCGCGGGCGTGACCCAGCACATCACCCTGTCCACCGCCACCACGCTGATCACCACCAACGACCCGGTCCGCCTGGCCGAGGAGTACGCGATGCTCCAGGTGATCTCCGACGGCCGGATGGACCTCATGCTCGGCCGCGGAAACACCGGCCCGGTGTACCCCTGGTTCGGCAAGGACATCCGCCAGGGCATCAACCTCGCGGTGGAGAACTACGCGCTGCTGCGCCGGCTGTGGACCGAGGACGTCGTCGACTGGTCCGGCAAGTTCCGGACCCCGCTGCAGGGGTTCACGTCCACGCCGCGGCCGCTGGACGGCGTGCCGCCGTTCGTGTGGCACGCGTCCATCCGCTCCCCCGAGATCGCCGAGCAGGCCGCCTACTACGGCGACGGGTTCCTGCACAACGCGATCTTCTGGCCGATGGAGCACACCGCGGCGATGGTGAACTACTACCGCCAGCGGTTCGAGCACTACGGCCACGGCCGTGCCGACCAGGCGATCGTCGGCCTGGGCGGCCAGGTGTTCGTGCGGCACGACTCGCAGAAGGCATGGGACGAGTTCCTGCCGTACTTCAACGAGGCCCCGGTGTACGGGCACGGGCCCTCGATGGAGGACTTCACGCGCGACACCCCGCTGACCGTCGGCAGCCCGCAGCAGGTCATCGACCGGTACGGCGCCTTCTGGGAGCAGGTGGGCCACTACCAGCGGCAGCTGTTCCTGGTGGACCACGCCGGTCTACCGCTGAAGACCGTGCTCGAGCAGATCGACCTGCTCGCAGGCGAGATCGTGCCTGCGCTGCGGCACGAGGCGGAGCTGCGCCGTCCGGCGGACGTGCCGTCGGACCCGCCGTCGCACGCCGCGATGGTGGCCGCGGCCCGGGCCGCCGGTCAGGTGCACGAGCAGCAGGTCGCCGCGGCCGACCACTGGACCGGCAAGACGGCCGAGGACGACATCGACGCGGCGGACGAGGTGACGGCATGA
- a CDS encoding CE1759 family FMN reductase, whose amino-acid sequence MSTRSIVVISAGVSQPSSTRLLADRLAEATVTALADLGQQSQVTVVEVRELAHDVVNMTLTGFAAAPLAAAQQAIADADAVIAVTPVYTAGPAGLFKSFVDVLGTDALTGTPVLLGATGGTARHSLVPEVAIRPLFTYLHADVVPTSVFAATDDWADEGGDDVKPLPSRITRAATELAERVARRPTTARPGLYDAVPDFSELLGGA is encoded by the coding sequence ATGAGCACCCGTTCGATCGTCGTGATCTCCGCCGGCGTCTCGCAGCCGTCGTCGACCCGCCTGCTGGCGGACCGCCTTGCCGAGGCGACCGTGACGGCGCTGGCCGACCTCGGTCAGCAGTCGCAGGTGACCGTCGTCGAGGTGCGTGAGCTGGCGCACGACGTGGTGAACATGACGCTGACCGGGTTCGCGGCGGCACCGCTCGCGGCGGCCCAGCAGGCGATCGCGGACGCCGACGCCGTCATCGCGGTCACCCCCGTGTACACGGCCGGGCCCGCCGGGCTGTTCAAGTCGTTCGTCGACGTGCTCGGCACGGACGCGCTGACGGGGACGCCGGTGCTGCTGGGCGCCACCGGCGGGACCGCCCGGCACTCCCTGGTGCCGGAGGTGGCGATCCGCCCGCTGTTCACCTACCTGCACGCCGACGTGGTGCCCACCTCGGTGTTCGCCGCGACGGACGACTGGGCCGACGAGGGCGGCGACGACGTCAAGCCGCTGCCGTCCCGGATCACCAGGGCGGCCACCGAGCTCGCGGAACGGGTGGCCCGACGCCCGACCACCGCCCGGCCGGGGCTGTACGACGCTGTGCCGGACTTCAGCGAGCTGCTCGGCGGCGCCTGA
- a CDS encoding endonuclease/exonuclease/phosphatase family protein — translation MRLATFNILHARSPADGRVDLDRFAAAVRRLDADVLGLQEVDRDQARSHGADLTSIAAEAMGAHAHRFAATLHGEPGLWVAATGAHQPRGAAYGIALLSRHPVREWRVLILPVLNRRAPVRFPGRRWPELVRDEPRAAIAAVLDAPGGTLTVVCTHLTFIPRWNGLQLRRLTAAVEELPRPLVVLGDLNLEDGQPAQLARMTPLATAPTYPVGRPVRQLDHILGEGAVAAVRPAEAVDLGLSDHRALVVDVRIGAAAARAGAAYAGSGGAQQPTGTVRRDAGRERAGAGPAPSSSRDPGGYAPALRRLRRRRAAR, via the coding sequence GTGCGGCTGGCCACGTTCAACATCCTGCACGCGCGCTCGCCTGCCGACGGCCGGGTGGACCTGGACCGGTTCGCCGCCGCGGTGCGGCGCCTCGACGCCGACGTGCTGGGCCTGCAGGAGGTGGACCGCGACCAGGCGCGGTCCCACGGTGCGGACCTGACCTCGATCGCCGCCGAGGCGATGGGGGCGCACGCCCACCGGTTCGCCGCGACGCTGCACGGCGAGCCCGGGCTGTGGGTGGCGGCCACCGGTGCCCATCAGCCGCGCGGCGCCGCCTACGGGATCGCCCTGCTCAGCAGGCACCCGGTGCGCGAGTGGCGCGTGCTGATCCTCCCGGTGCTGAACCGCCGGGCGCCCGTCCGGTTCCCGGGGCGGCGGTGGCCGGAGCTGGTGCGCGACGAGCCGCGCGCGGCGATCGCCGCGGTGCTCGACGCGCCCGGCGGCACCCTGACGGTGGTGTGCACGCACCTGACGTTCATCCCGCGGTGGAACGGGCTGCAGCTGCGGCGGCTGACCGCCGCGGTGGAGGAGCTGCCGCGGCCGCTGGTGGTGCTGGGCGACCTCAACCTCGAGGACGGTCAGCCGGCGCAGCTCGCCCGGATGACGCCGCTGGCCACCGCGCCGACGTATCCCGTCGGCCGGCCGGTGCGGCAGCTCGACCACATCCTGGGGGAGGGTGCAGTGGCGGCCGTCCGTCCGGCCGAGGCGGTGGACCTGGGCCTGTCCGACCACCGCGCCCTGGTGGTGGACGTGCGGATCGGTGCGGCGGCCGCCCGTGCCGGCGCCGCGTACGCCGGGTCGGGCGGGGCGCAGCAACCGACCGGGACCGTCCGCCGCGACGCCGGCCGGGAGCGGGCGGGCGCCGGTCCGGCACCGTCGTCCAGCCGCGACCCGGGCGGCTACGCGCCCGCCCTGCGGCGGCTCAGGCGCCGCCGAGCAGCTCGCTGA
- a CDS encoding nucleotidyltransferase family protein codes for MTDHVTTPADERAALQDGLRRTAVALLEAGIPFALVGGYAAWARGAPEPSHDADFAVTEEDVGRAKEALTAAGLDVVQPAENWLFKAYHHGQLIDVLFRMVGEPITPQMLATAEELEVLAVRMPVLQATEIVSAKMRVLGEHYCDFTWLLPTARALREQIDWDRVREEVGEHPYGRAFLFLVDELGITGAGPRSTSSPGRAELPDDD; via the coding sequence ATGACGGACCACGTGACGACGCCCGCCGACGAGCGCGCCGCCCTGCAGGACGGCCTGCGCCGCACCGCCGTGGCTCTGCTCGAGGCGGGCATCCCGTTCGCCCTGGTGGGCGGCTACGCCGCCTGGGCGCGCGGCGCGCCGGAACCGAGCCACGACGCGGACTTCGCGGTGACGGAGGAGGACGTGGGCCGCGCCAAGGAGGCGCTGACCGCGGCCGGGCTGGACGTGGTGCAGCCCGCGGAGAACTGGCTGTTCAAGGCGTACCACCACGGTCAGCTGATCGACGTGCTGTTCCGGATGGTCGGTGAGCCGATCACGCCGCAGATGCTGGCGACCGCCGAGGAGCTCGAGGTGCTGGCGGTGCGGATGCCCGTGCTGCAGGCGACCGAGATCGTGTCGGCCAAGATGCGGGTGCTCGGCGAGCACTACTGCGACTTCACGTGGCTGCTGCCCACGGCCCGGGCCCTGCGCGAGCAGATCGACTGGGACCGCGTGCGCGAGGAGGTCGGCGAGCACCCGTACGGGCGGGCGTTCCTGTTCCTGGTGGACGAGCTGGGGATCACCGGCGCGGGGCCGCGCTCGACGTCGTCACCTGGACGCGCGGAGCTGCCCGACGACGACTGA
- a CDS encoding transferase, with product MKRYEDLENDDGTVVRYRRHDNGGGLIGAGAHAAPDAYVAATAWVDPGAHVNAGAHLGDHVWVERGAVVHTGARLGSHVHVEADAVVGAGARLGTRVTVGAGARVEPGVVVHSDQTIPAGALVRRSASRPVAA from the coding sequence ATGAAGCGATACGAAGACCTCGAGAACGACGACGGCACCGTCGTCCGGTACCGGCGCCACGACAACGGCGGCGGTCTCATCGGCGCGGGCGCGCACGCGGCACCGGACGCCTACGTGGCGGCCACCGCCTGGGTGGACCCGGGTGCGCACGTGAACGCGGGCGCCCACCTGGGCGACCACGTGTGGGTGGAGCGCGGCGCGGTGGTGCACACCGGTGCGCGGCTCGGCAGCCACGTGCACGTGGAGGCGGACGCGGTGGTGGGCGCGGGTGCGCGCCTCGGCACGCGCGTGACCGTCGGCGCCGGCGCACGGGTGGAGCCCGGTGTCGTCGTGCACTCCGACCAGACGATCCCGGCGGGCGCGCTCGTCCGGCGCTCGGCCTCCCGCCCCGTCGCGGCCTGA
- a CDS encoding aldo/keto reductase, giving the protein MTSSPTLALPGGTIPMLGLGTWQSTGDEAVRAVSGALELGYRHLDTATGYGNEGQVGRALSLVDIDRDDVFLTTKLPPEHAGRERRTILESLAALGTDHVDLWLIHWPPGGKAAPEVWQELRRARDEGLTRSIGVSNYSIPQIDQLIEATGEAPAVNQIPYSPADHDPELLDAHRERGIAVEGYSPLKRTDLASEAITKAAAVHDATPAQVVLAWHLAHDVVVIPKTTHLARLEENLAALDLRLTAEEVAAIDALGW; this is encoded by the coding sequence ATGACGTCCTCCCCCACCCTGGCCCTGCCCGGCGGCACCATCCCGATGCTCGGCCTGGGCACCTGGCAGTCCACCGGTGACGAGGCGGTGCGTGCCGTCAGCGGCGCCCTGGAGCTGGGCTACCGGCACCTGGACACCGCCACCGGCTACGGGAACGAGGGGCAGGTGGGACGCGCCCTGTCGCTGGTGGACATCGACCGGGACGACGTGTTCCTCACCACCAAGCTGCCGCCCGAGCACGCCGGCCGGGAGCGCCGGACGATCCTCGAGTCGCTCGCCGCGCTGGGCACGGACCACGTCGACCTGTGGCTGATCCACTGGCCGCCCGGCGGCAAGGCGGCGCCCGAGGTGTGGCAGGAGCTGCGCCGCGCCCGCGACGAGGGGCTGACCAGGTCGATCGGGGTGTCCAACTACTCGATCCCGCAGATCGACCAGCTGATCGAGGCGACCGGTGAGGCACCGGCGGTCAACCAGATCCCGTACAGCCCGGCCGACCACGACCCCGAGCTGCTGGACGCGCACCGCGAGCGCGGCATCGCCGTCGAGGGCTACTCGCCGCTGAAGCGGACCGACCTGGCGTCGGAGGCGATCACCAAGGCGGCCGCGGTGCACGACGCGACACCGGCCCAGGTGGTGCTGGCCTGGCACCTGGCGCACGACGTGGTGGTGATCCCCAAGACGACCCACCTGGCCCGCCTCGAGGAGAACCTCGCGGCGCTCGACCTGCGGCTGACGGCCGAGGAGGTCGCGGCGATCGACGCGCTGGGTTGGTGA
- a CDS encoding signal peptidase I, with protein MQEAAHRTSAPASSAPRVLRVVRGVLGWVLLAAGLWLVWPSSLGGCTTLTVVSGHSMEPTYYTGDLVVARCGTPKVGDVAVYRPAAVDRSARIIHRVVGGDGASGWQLKGDNNTYADPFSPTNADVVGVAVLHVPKLGRLSVLLLNPWLWAFAVLAAMVLLIWPSAEDEPHDDDTRADAAPSGVADEVAEVVTVGAGDVAGDVSVDRRPVAVDDAR; from the coding sequence GTGCAGGAAGCCGCGCACCGCACCAGCGCACCGGCGTCGTCCGCGCCGCGTGTGCTGCGAGTGGTGCGCGGCGTCCTCGGCTGGGTGCTGCTCGCCGCAGGTCTGTGGCTCGTCTGGCCGTCCTCGCTCGGCGGCTGCACCACCCTGACGGTGGTCTCCGGGCACTCGATGGAGCCGACCTACTACACCGGCGACCTGGTGGTGGCGCGGTGCGGCACCCCGAAGGTGGGGGACGTGGCCGTCTACCGGCCCGCCGCGGTGGACCGCTCGGCCCGGATCATCCACCGGGTGGTCGGCGGTGACGGTGCCTCGGGGTGGCAGCTGAAGGGCGACAACAACACGTACGCCGACCCGTTCTCCCCGACGAACGCCGACGTGGTCGGCGTCGCGGTGCTGCACGTCCCGAAGCTCGGCCGGCTGTCCGTGCTGCTCCTCAACCCCTGGCTCTGGGCGTTCGCCGTGCTGGCGGCGATGGTCCTGCTGATCTGGCCGTCCGCGGAGGACGAGCCGCACGACGACGACACGCGCGCCGACGCCGCGCCGTCCGGGGTGGCCGACGAGGTCGCGGAGGTGGTGACCGTCGGCGCGGGGGACGTCGCGGGCGACGTCTCCGTGGACCGCCGCCCCGTGGCCGTGGACGACGCCCGATGA
- a CDS encoding ATP-binding protein — MSVPAQSAPDGSADPADEASDWRTLWVTTGAVASMFALGAVAQSTYIFAVFVPGWQFVSVVSRVVVNALTVLVLIAVLALWRQPHRITRLGKMLGAVLAGLIAALARVALQVLLGVYPAFGPKTVVAEAVTGAMIGVGSAVLGTWVMMSRRRLRAEVRERVRTTHAVETAVQALEDEEIRVRREVADGLHSSMQQRLVLVTARLDGALARLAAAGAPARDLVTLREVRTEIENVREQDVRQMSRLLYPDQLEIGMVPAVRALLRRVPPAIATHLDVDEELRALDDPAAPELSQAERLLAVRVVEEAVSNALRHGTPTELDVRLGVNRTGIALRVRDDGGGFDPAAVTRSGTKRLAERLSIVGGRLDVKGVLGVGTEVVATLPVDALRGR; from the coding sequence GTGAGCGTGCCCGCCCAGAGCGCGCCGGACGGCAGTGCGGACCCCGCGGACGAGGCGTCGGACTGGCGCACCCTCTGGGTGACCACCGGGGCCGTCGCCTCGATGTTCGCGCTCGGCGCCGTCGCCCAGTCCACCTACATCTTCGCCGTGTTCGTGCCGGGCTGGCAGTTCGTCTCCGTCGTCTCGCGCGTGGTCGTCAACGCCCTGACCGTCCTGGTGCTCATCGCCGTGCTGGCGCTGTGGCGCCAGCCGCACCGGATCACCCGGCTCGGCAAGATGCTCGGGGCGGTGCTCGCCGGGCTGATCGCCGCGCTCGCGCGAGTGGCACTGCAGGTGCTGCTGGGGGTGTACCCCGCGTTCGGGCCGAAGACGGTGGTCGCCGAGGCGGTGACGGGCGCGATGATCGGCGTCGGCTCGGCGGTGCTCGGCACCTGGGTGATGATGTCGCGGCGTCGGCTGCGGGCCGAGGTCCGCGAGCGGGTGCGCACGACGCACGCGGTCGAGACGGCGGTGCAAGCCCTCGAGGACGAGGAGATCCGCGTGCGGCGGGAGGTGGCCGACGGGCTGCACTCGTCGATGCAGCAGCGCCTGGTGCTGGTGACGGCGCGGCTGGACGGCGCGCTGGCTCGGCTCGCCGCCGCCGGCGCCCCGGCGCGGGACCTGGTCACGCTGCGCGAGGTGCGCACGGAGATCGAGAACGTGCGCGAGCAGGACGTGCGGCAGATGAGCCGGCTGCTCTACCCCGACCAGCTGGAGATCGGGATGGTCCCGGCGGTCCGTGCGCTCCTGCGCCGCGTCCCGCCGGCGATCGCGACGCACCTGGACGTCGACGAGGAGCTGCGTGCGCTGGACGACCCGGCCGCCCCGGAGCTCTCCCAGGCGGAACGGCTGCTGGCCGTCCGCGTCGTCGAGGAGGCCGTCAGCAACGCGCTCCGCCACGGCACCCCGACCGAGCTGGACGTGCGGCTCGGCGTGAACCGCACGGGCATCGCGCTGCGGGTGCGGGACGACGGCGGCGGCTTCGACCCGGCGGCGGTGACCCGCTCCGGCACCAAGCGGCTGGCCGAGCGGCTGTCGATCGTCGGCGGCCGGCTCGACGTCAAGGGAGTGCTCGGCGTCGGTACCGAGGTGGTCGCGACGCTCCCCGTGGACGCGCTCCGCGGTCGCTGA
- a CDS encoding response regulator transcription factor, translating into MPNQSLGALRVAVVEDQPLFRSMLERTLGEQPGLQVVASVGTVAAARNVITPGLADVVVLDIDLPDGNGIALGVQLRRSQPSLGILLLSAHDAMELLLDLPADVAVGWGYLSKTSATTVEALVGALHAAARGETVLDPALLAKMRPRRGSAVAALTDRQFEVLQLLAQGLSNSGIGERLGITEKSVQNHVNAIYNTLGIDSDPERNPRVSAALRLIEETGPLG; encoded by the coding sequence ATGCCCAACCAATCCCTCGGCGCGCTGCGCGTCGCGGTGGTCGAGGACCAGCCGCTGTTCCGCTCGATGCTCGAGCGGACCCTCGGCGAGCAGCCGGGGCTGCAGGTGGTGGCCAGCGTCGGGACCGTCGCCGCGGCCCGGAACGTCATCACACCAGGCCTGGCGGACGTGGTGGTGCTGGACATCGACCTGCCGGACGGCAACGGCATCGCGCTCGGCGTCCAGCTGCGCCGCAGCCAACCGTCGCTCGGCATCCTGCTGCTGTCCGCGCACGACGCGATGGAGCTGCTGCTGGACCTGCCGGCCGACGTCGCGGTGGGCTGGGGGTACCTGTCCAAGACGTCGGCGACCACCGTGGAGGCCCTGGTCGGAGCCCTGCACGCCGCCGCCCGCGGCGAGACGGTGCTGGACCCGGCGCTGCTGGCGAAGATGCGGCCGCGACGCGGCTCGGCGGTGGCGGCGCTGACGGACCGGCAGTTCGAGGTGCTGCAGCTGCTGGCGCAGGGCCTGAGCAACTCCGGCATCGGCGAGCGACTGGGCATCACCGAGAAGTCGGTGCAGAACCACGTGAACGCCATCTACAACACGCTGGGCATCGACTCCGACCCCGAGCGGAACCCGCGGGTCAGCGCCGCGCTGCGGCTGATCGAGGAGACCGGCCCGCTCGGCTGA